The DNA window AGATGTGTTGTCTGTTGAACCACCTGCGGCTGATAATCCGTTGGTGAAGGCGCCAGGTACGATTATTACGCCGCATATAGCATGGGCTACACTGGAGGCGAGGGGTCGGTTACTGCGGGTGGCTATCGGGAATGTAGAAAGTTTTTTGAATGGTGTGTGTCAAAATAATATCAATAAAATACAATAAAATATTATTGTATGAAATTTAGCATGTGTTTATAGTTTTTACTATTTCCCTTATAAATAACTGTTATTTTTAGTTTGATGAATGAATACACTGAACTGTTTTCTGAAACTGAACAGAATGATAACCTGTATTAGTATAATTTTGAAAACGTACATTTTACCCTTATTGATTTAAAATATATAAAAATAGTACGGTACCTTCTTCGGTCGACCGCGTTTCTAATTCAGGAAGTCACTTTCAAAATTCAACCGAAATATGAAATCACGTATTCTTTTGGTAGAGGACGATGAATTTTTTGCAAAAGTGCTCAAGCGCCAGCTGGAGCGTGCCAATTTTGAAGTTACGCATGCTGTAGATGGGCAGGCCGGTTGGGAGAAGTTTCAGGAAACGATCTTTGATCTGTGTATTCTGGATGTAGTCATGCCAAGGAAGGATGGGTTTACACTGGCCGGAGAGATCCGTGCGATGGATTTCAACATTCCTATTGTATTTACATCTTCCCGTTATATGGAGCAGGACAGGTTGCAGGGGTTTGATATAGGGGCGGATGATTACCTGGTAAAACCCTTTAATACGGATGAACTGATCAGCCGTATTAAAGTTTACATTAAACGCAGCCGTCTGCTTCGGAGTGAGAAGCGGATTGTTTATACTGTCGGTAACCTCATATTTGACTATTCCCAGCTTCAGCTGCGGCATAAAGACAATGAGGTAGACAACCACGTCCGGATCGCACCCAAGGAGGCGGAACTACTGCGCTATCTGTGTGAAAACTCTAATAAAAAGCTCAAACGGGAACATATCCTCGCCAGTGTCTGGGGTCAGGACGGCTATCTGGCACAACGGGTGATGGACGTATACCTGAGTCGTTTACGCAGGCATATTGCCATGGACCCGTCTATCAGGATTGAAACCTTCCATGGAAAAGGTCTTATGCTGGTCATCAATGAGATGGACCGCACTCACATCATTGCGAAAGCCTGAGGGCTTATTGTTTATTAAACCTGATAAAAAAAACGTCCCGGTGTATGCCGGGACGTTTTTTTATAGAGAAAAGTCATTATTTCAGATTGTAGAAAACCTGCTGTACGTCGTCGTCCTGTTCCAGACGATCTACCAGTTCCAGTACTTCTTTGGCTTGTTCTTCGCTCAGTTCCACGGTAGTGGTAGGGATACGTTTCAGCTCTGAGCTGATCACTTCCAGGCCTTTGTCTTCCAGTGCTTTGGCCATATTACCGAATTCGGTGAATGCTGCACGGATGATGATATTGCCTTCGCTGTCTTCTCCGATTTCTTCCAGACCGAAATCAATCAGTTCCAGTTCCAGTTCTTCGAGGTTCTGGCCGGCATTTTTTACTTTAAACTCACCTACACGGTTAAAAAGGAAACCTACGGAACCACTGTTACCGAGGCTGCCTCCACCTTTGGTAAAGTGCATACGCAGGTTGGCCACAGTACGGGTAGTATTGTCAGTAGCAGTATCGATGATTACTGCCACACCATGAGGGGCATAACCTTCGTATACAACTTCTTCGTAATCAGTCTTGTCTTTACCTTGTGCACGCTTAATAGCTGCGTCCACACGGTCTTTAGGCATGTTTACGCTTTTGGCGTTGAGTATGCAACGACGGAGAGCGGGGTTGTTGTCCGGATCAGGGCCGCTGGCTTTAACAGCAATGGCGATCTCTTTTCCGATTCTTGAAAATGCTTTTGCCATCTTGTCCCAACGGGCAAACATGGTTGACTTTCTTACTTCAAATATCCTTCCCATAATGGGTTATAAATTAATTATTTGTGAATGATAAACAATTGGAAGTATTTACCCCAAAAGGCTACTAAAGATGCAAATTTAGAGAACTTTCGGGGAAAATAGAGCCTCTTTATAACAGAAAACCGCCCGGGACGAGCCTGAGCGGTTTTCTGTTTATATTCTTTTATAGTTTTAGAGCAGCACCAGCAGCCTATTCACCGCGTTGGCCGATCTTACTGTTTTTCTTGCTATAGGTGAAATAGATGATGAAACCGAGTCCCATCCAGATCGCCAGCCTTAACCAGGTATCCCAGGGCAGTGCACCCATCATGATCACACAAATGATGATGCCCATGATTGGAACGAAAGGCACCAGCGGAGTTTTGAATGGTCTTACTGCATCCGGCTGTTTTTTGCGCATGATGATAATACCGATACATACCAGTACAAAGGCAAACAGGGTACCGATGCTCACCATTTCTCCCACTACATGCACAGGCACAAAAGCGGAGAAGAGGCTTACAAACACCATGAACAGCAGGTTGGATTTGTAAGGAGTACGGTATTTAGGATGTACCTGGGAGAATGTTTTAGGCAATAAACCATCTTGGGACATGGAGTAAAACACGCGGGACTGTCCCATCAGCATCACCAGGATTACGGAAGTGTAACCCGCGATGATAGCGAGGATGATAGCTTGTTGCAGCCAGCCGTACGGAGTTTTCGCAATGGCGATAGCTACCGGAGCTGCGCTGTCTTTAAATTCCTTGTAGTTGGCGAGGCCAGTCATCACATGCGAAAACAGCACGTATAAAATGGTACAGATGGCCAGAGAGCCCAGGATGCCGATCGGCATGTCTTTCTGCGGCTTTTTGGCTTCCTGTGCTGCGGTAGATACAGCATCAAAACCGATAAAGGCAAAGAACACCACAGCCGCACCACGCAATACACCAGAGATACCGAAGTGGCCAAAGCCTTCATTGGCAGGGATGTAAGGGTCGTAGTTAGCCGGGTTTATATGGCTCCAGCCCACTGCGATAAATACCAGTACCACCGCTACTTTCAGCGCTACGAGCAGGGCGTTGGTAAAGGCGGATTCTTTGGTACCGCGTATCAGCAGCATGGATAAGCATATCACAATGAAGATAGCAGGCAGGTTCAGCCAACCATGTACAGTAGTACCATCCATCATGGTGATGGTTTCAAAGGGAGAGGCTGTTAGCTGGGCCGGTAGATGGATATTAAAGTGGTGAAGGAATTTCACCAGATACTGTGACCAGCTGATGGCTACGGTAGCTGCGCCCAGTGCATATTCCAGTACCAGGTCCCATCCGATGATCCAGGCCATAAATTCGCCCATAGTGGCATAGGAGTACGTATAGGCACTACCTGCGATAGGGATCATGGAAGCAAATTCGGCATAGCATAAACCTGCAAAAGCGCAACCAATGGCGCCTATGAGGAAAGAGATCGTTACAGCTGGTCCTGAGTTATTGGCTGCAGCCAGACCGGTGAGGGAAAACAGCCCCGCACCAATGATGGCGCCAATACCCAATGCAATCAGGTTGGTAGCTGATAATGTCCGCTTTAATCCTTTTTCCGACTCGCTCGCTTCATTTAGAAGTTGGTTTAAAGATTTTGTTCTGGAAAATAAAAGACCCATACAAAAGAAAAGTTGTGGTTGATGTTTTTAAGGTAGTTTAGTTCTGTTGTGTTGTAAGTCGATCGTCAAATATAACATCTAAAATCTATAACCCTTACTTTTATTTTGCCCGGAAAAGGCTTATTTGTAGCGGCAGAACCTTATTTTTGGGAAATTTTCCGGTTACAACAATTATTAAATTTTTTAAAAAAGAAAAATCCTGGCGTCGCATGAAGAAATCATCGAATCGGCTGACATTGTTCATTTTTATCGCCATGTTGGTTGGTATTGGTACTGGTTATGCTGTTTATTCCATTTATAGCGTTCCCGCTGCTGATCTCTTAAAGAAAGGTGTGATCCTCCCTGGCGGCGAAGGAGATACTCCTCAGATCTTTGCTGATCGGATTTCTATTCTTACAGATATTTTCCTGCGCCTTGTAAAAATGATCATTGCTCCCCTGGTATTTTCTACACTGGTAGTGGGCGTGGCTAAAATGGGTGATATCAAAGCGGTTGGACGTATAGGCGGTAAAACCATGCTGTGGTTTATCAGTGCAACCTTTGTATCATTGTTTTTGGGTTTGATACTGGTAAATTTAATGAAACCGGGAGTGTCACTCAACCTACCGTTACCTGATACTCACGCTGCTTCCGGCGTTGCCAAGGCGGATATGTCGCTCAAAGGATTTTTCCATCACGTGGTACCCGACAGTGTGATCGATGCGATGGCTAAAAATGAGATCCTGCAGATCGTAATATTTGCACTTTTCTTTGGTATTGCAGCTGCTGCTGTTGGAGAAAAGGCGCAACCGGTGGTAAAACTGATGGACAGCGTAGCGCATATTATGCTGAAAGTGACCGGTTTTGTGATGAACTTCGCCCCTTTTGCCGTATTCGGTGCAATGGCGGCCATTATCGCTACAAAAGGACTGGCAGTATTAATGGTGTATGGTAAGTTCATCATACAATTTTATGCAGGTCTTTTCAGTTTATGGATAGTACTGGCTTTTGTTGGATGGATTATTCTTGGTAAACGGGTATTCCGGTTACTGGGTGGTATTAAAGATCCGCTGTTGCTGGCTTTTGGTACTGCCAGCAGTGAAGCAGCCTATCCCCGCACCATGGCAGAACTGGAGCGGTTCGGTTGTGATAACCGTATTGTAAGTTTTGTATTACCCCTGGGCTATTCCTTTAACCTGGACGGTTCCATGATGTATATGACATTCGCCAGCCTGTTTATTGCACAGGCTTATGGCATGCACCTGAGTATCGAACAGCAGATCACTATGCTGCTGGTGCTGATGATCACTAGTAAAGGTATTGCTGGTGTCCCCCGTGCTTCTC is part of the Chitinophaga flava genome and encodes:
- a CDS encoding YebC/PmpR family DNA-binding transcriptional regulator, translating into MGRIFEVRKSTMFARWDKMAKAFSRIGKEIAIAVKASGPDPDNNPALRRCILNAKSVNMPKDRVDAAIKRAQGKDKTDYEEVVYEGYAPHGVAVIIDTATDNTTRTVANLRMHFTKGGGSLGNSGSVGFLFNRVGEFKVKNAGQNLEELELELIDFGLEEIGEDSEGNIIIRAAFTEFGNMAKALEDKGLEVISSELKRIPTTTVELSEEQAKEVLELVDRLEQDDDVQQVFYNLK
- a CDS encoding amino acid permease; its protein translation is MGLLFSRTKSLNQLLNEASESEKGLKRTLSATNLIALGIGAIIGAGLFSLTGLAAANNSGPAVTISFLIGAIGCAFAGLCYAEFASMIPIAGSAYTYSYATMGEFMAWIIGWDLVLEYALGAATVAISWSQYLVKFLHHFNIHLPAQLTASPFETITMMDGTTVHGWLNLPAIFIVICLSMLLIRGTKESAFTNALLVALKVAVVLVFIAVGWSHINPANYDPYIPANEGFGHFGISGVLRGAAVVFFAFIGFDAVSTAAQEAKKPQKDMPIGILGSLAICTILYVLFSHVMTGLANYKEFKDSAAPVAIAIAKTPYGWLQQAIILAIIAGYTSVILVMLMGQSRVFYSMSQDGLLPKTFSQVHPKYRTPYKSNLLFMVFVSLFSAFVPVHVVGEMVSIGTLFAFVLVCIGIIIMRKKQPDAVRPFKTPLVPFVPIMGIIICVIMMGALPWDTWLRLAIWMGLGFIIYFTYSKKNSKIGQRGE
- a CDS encoding response regulator transcription factor, whose protein sequence is MKSRILLVEDDEFFAKVLKRQLERANFEVTHAVDGQAGWEKFQETIFDLCILDVVMPRKDGFTLAGEIRAMDFNIPIVFTSSRYMEQDRLQGFDIGADDYLVKPFNTDELISRIKVYIKRSRLLRSEKRIVYTVGNLIFDYSQLQLRHKDNEVDNHVRIAPKEAELLRYLCENSNKKLKREHILASVWGQDGYLAQRVMDVYLSRLRRHIAMDPSIRIETFHGKGLMLVINEMDRTHIIAKA
- a CDS encoding dicarboxylate/amino acid:cation symporter, whose amino-acid sequence is MKKSSNRLTLFIFIAMLVGIGTGYAVYSIYSVPAADLLKKGVILPGGEGDTPQIFADRISILTDIFLRLVKMIIAPLVFSTLVVGVAKMGDIKAVGRIGGKTMLWFISATFVSLFLGLILVNLMKPGVSLNLPLPDTHAASGVAKADMSLKGFFHHVVPDSVIDAMAKNEILQIVIFALFFGIAAAAVGEKAQPVVKLMDSVAHIMLKVTGFVMNFAPFAVFGAMAAIIATKGLAVLMVYGKFIIQFYAGLFSLWIVLAFVGWIILGKRVFRLLGGIKDPLLLAFGTASSEAAYPRTMAELERFGCDNRIVSFVLPLGYSFNLDGSMMYMTFASLFIAQAYGMHLSIEQQITMLLVLMITSKGIAGVPRASLVVIAGTLSMFHIPEAGLLLLLGVDHLLDMGRSATNVIGNAMATAVVSKWENKLGESDVTDVLVNK